A region of Candidatus Omnitrophota bacterium DNA encodes the following proteins:
- a CDS encoding DUF1015 domain-containing protein, translating into MAIISPFRGIFYNPEKVEDFSKVVCPPYDVISQQEQDKFYKTHPFNIIRVDYGKVFSNDNYKNNRYTRANVFFKRWQKEKIVIQDKTPSLYLLAQEFIYRRKKFVRWGIICRFKLSNEGQIFFHEKTSPFPKRDRFKLLKSVKVNLNPIFSIFEDNHRFIEGISNSYFSLQPFIQFEFSGVKHSLWRIDNLALIEKIEDYFLKKDIFIADGHHRYEVSLLYQKYCQKKNSQHTGNENYNFVMMYLTPMGNEALKILPTHRLIKEVPQNLINELDLYFDIEPARKDSLFSLLDKSNKKTYVFGMYMGGRFFTLLLKKSLKPEMIVRDNKSLAWKKLDVSIFHSLIIEHILKIKNSDFKNIYYTQNVEEAILRVKNKEFKVAFFLRPTSAQEVREVALAKERMPHKSTYFYPKIPSGLITNPV; encoded by the coding sequence ATGGCAATAATTTCACCTTTTAGAGGTATTTTTTACAATCCGGAGAAGGTAGAAGATTTTTCTAAAGTAGTCTGTCCACCTTACGATGTAATTTCTCAACAAGAGCAAGATAAATTTTATAAAACTCATCCCTTTAATATTATCCGCGTTGACTATGGTAAAGTTTTCTCTAACGATAATTACAAAAACAACCGTTACACACGTGCCAATGTTTTTTTTAAGAGATGGCAAAAAGAAAAAATAGTAATTCAAGACAAAACTCCTTCTTTATATCTTTTAGCCCAAGAATTTATATACAGAAGAAAGAAATTTGTGCGCTGGGGGATTATCTGCAGATTTAAATTATCAAATGAAGGTCAGATTTTTTTTCATGAAAAAACCTCACCGTTTCCCAAAAGAGACCGTTTTAAACTTCTTAAATCAGTCAAGGTAAATCTTAACCCCATATTCTCTATTTTTGAAGATAATCATAGATTTATTGAAGGGATAAGTAATAGTTATTTCTCTTTACAGCCTTTTATCCAATTTGAGTTTTCTGGAGTGAAACATTCTTTATGGCGCATAGATAATTTAGCATTGATAGAAAAAATAGAAGATTATTTTCTTAAGAAAGATATTTTTATCGCCGATGGGCACCATCGATATGAAGTAAGTCTTTTATATCAAAAATACTGCCAAAAGAAAAATTCTCAGCATACCGGTAATGAGAATTATAATTTTGTTATGATGTATCTTACCCCTATGGGTAACGAGGCATTAAAAATTCTTCCTACCCATCGTCTTATAAAGGAAGTTCCTCAGAATTTAATAAATGAATTAGATTTATATTTTGATATTGAGCCGGCGAGAAAAGATTCCCTTTTTTCTTTACTGGATAAATCCAATAAAAAAACGTATGTGTTTGGAATGTATATGGGTGGGAGGTTTTTTACACTTCTTCTAAAAAAGAGTCTAAAGCCAGAGATGATTGTGCGTGATAATAAATCCCTTGCTTGGAAGAAGCTCGATGTTTCTATTTTTCACAGTCTTATTATAGAGCATATTTTAAAAATCAAAAATTCTGATTTTAAAAACATTTACTATACACAAAATGTAGAAGAAGCGATTCTAAGGGTAAAAAATAAAGAGTTTAAGGTGGCTTTCTTTCTGAGACCGACTTCCGCTCAGGAGGTAAGAGAAGTGGCTTTGGCAAAAGAGCGTATGCCCCACAAATCTACATATTTCTATCCCAAGATTCCCTCGGGTTTAATCACTAATCCTGTTTAG
- a CDS encoding NCS2 family permease, with protein sequence MGKISDFFNLKSLGTNWRTEIVAGLTTFMTMAYIIFVNPAILSTAGMDFGAVMVATCLVTAITTIFMGIYTNYPIALAPGMGINAYFAYTVCIGMRIPWQVALGCVFLEGLIFVILTASHVRQLIFDAIPQTIRIAVACGIGLLIAFVGLKDGGIIVAHPATFVTLGKITNSHTVLSLFGILLTAFFLTKKIKGSIFLGIFFTALLGIPLGIVKYQGLVSLPPSLSPTLFKLDIFGALKLGFLTIIFTFLFMDIFDTVGTLAGIGEIGGFIKNSKLPKSGRCLMVDALGTVLGSLVGVSTVTSYIESVSGISEGGRSGLTSVIVGLFFIISLFFAPFARMIGGGYEVSPGMVLHPVTAPALIIIGSLMFLSITKIDWRDYSEAIPAFLVIITMPLTFSIANGLAIGFISFSAIKLLTGKGKEVSWIVYLLSLLFILKFAFLE encoded by the coding sequence ATGGGTAAAATAAGTGATTTTTTTAATTTGAAATCCTTAGGAACAAATTGGCGGACAGAAATTGTTGCCGGGCTTACTACTTTTATGACCATGGCTTATATTATTTTCGTTAATCCTGCTATACTTTCTACTGCTGGGATGGATTTCGGAGCGGTAATGGTAGCTACTTGCTTAGTAACTGCAATAACCACTATTTTTATGGGAATTTACACCAATTATCCTATTGCCCTAGCTCCGGGGATGGGTATCAATGCTTATTTTGCTTATACGGTATGTATAGGAATGAGGATTCCTTGGCAAGTTGCTTTGGGTTGCGTATTTTTGGAGGGTTTGATTTTTGTAATCCTTACTGCTTCTCACGTACGCCAGTTAATTTTTGATGCCATTCCTCAGACTATTCGCATCGCTGTAGCCTGTGGTATTGGACTTTTGATTGCTTTTGTTGGCTTGAAGGATGGAGGAATTATTGTTGCTCATCCCGCTACATTTGTAACCTTGGGTAAAATTACCAATTCCCATACCGTTCTTTCACTTTTTGGAATTTTGCTTACCGCTTTTTTCTTAACCAAAAAGATAAAAGGAAGTATTTTTTTAGGTATTTTTTTTACCGCTCTTTTAGGAATTCCTTTGGGAATAGTAAAATACCAAGGCTTAGTAAGCTTACCACCTTCACTTTCTCCTACTTTATTTAAACTTGATATCTTTGGTGCCTTAAAACTTGGTTTTTTAACTATCATTTTTACTTTTCTATTTATGGATATTTTCGACACTGTGGGTACATTAGCCGGGATAGGGGAGATAGGGGGATTTATTAAGAACAGTAAACTTCCCAAGTCAGGACGTTGTTTAATGGTTGATGCCTTAGGTACTGTTTTGGGTTCTTTGGTAGGAGTTTCTACTGTAACCAGTTACATTGAGAGTGTCTCGGGGATAAGCGAAGGTGGTCGTTCAGGATTGACCAGTGTTATCGTTGGCTTATTTTTTATTATTTCTTTATTTTTTGCTCCTTTTGCCCGTATGATTGGGGGAGGGTACGAAGTAAGCCCGGGGATGGTGCTTCATCCGGTTACCGCCCCTGCTTTGATTATCATTGGTTCTTTGATGTTTCTTTCTATAACTAAAATAGATTGGCGAGATTATTCTGAAGCAATTCCTGCTTTTTTGGTTATTATTACTATGCCTTTAACTTTCAGCATCGCCAATGGTTTAGCCATTGGTTTTATCAGCTTCTCAGCTATAAAATTACTTACGGGTAAAGGGAAAGAAGTTTCTTGGATTGTTTATCTTCTTTCTCTGCTCTTTATTCTAAAGTTTGCTTTTCTGGAGTAA
- the truA gene encoding tRNA pseudouridine(38-40) synthase TruA — translation MRNFQLIIEYDGTNYQGWQIQDRKFEIRNLKSGRIKTIQGEIEGALEKIFGKRIKLIGSGRTDSGVHALGQVANFRCDTYLKPLNILNALNSHLSSDVRVLKVKEVDKEFHARFSAKSKVYRYIILNRHVASVFYRNYSWLIKQRLDYYAMRRTIRLFLGKHNFKAFTTTDPKRKTQNFVRTVKKISFKKYRDFLIFEIEADGFLYNMVRNIVGTLVEVGKGKLTPIDVKNIFSTKERKFCGPSAPARGLFLLKVKY, via the coding sequence ATGCGCAACTTTCAATTAATTATTGAATACGACGGAACTAATTATCAAGGATGGCAGATACAGGATAGGAAATTCGAAATTCGAAATCTGAAATCCGGAAGGATTAAAACTATACAGGGAGAAATAGAAGGGGCTTTAGAGAAAATTTTTGGAAAGAGAATAAAATTAATTGGTTCGGGAAGGACAGATAGTGGAGTACATGCTTTAGGACAGGTGGCAAATTTTAGATGCGATACATATCTTAAGCCTTTAAACATTTTGAACGCCTTGAATAGTCATCTTTCTTCAGATGTAAGAGTTTTGAAGGTAAAAGAAGTAGATAAAGAGTTTCATGCTCGTTTCTCTGCCAAATCAAAAGTATATCGCTATATCATTCTAAATCGTCATGTCGCTTCGGTTTTTTACAGAAATTATTCCTGGTTGATTAAACAGAGATTAGATTATTATGCCATGCGCAGAACGATTCGTCTGTTTTTAGGAAAACATAATTTTAAAGCTTTTACTACCACTGACCCCAAGAGAAAAACACAAAATTTCGTACGTACTGTGAAGAAAATTTCTTTTAAAAAATACCGAGATTTTTTAATTTTTGAGATAGAGGCAGATGGATTTCTTTATAATATGGTGCGTAATATTGTAGGAACACTTGTAGAAGTAGGGAAAGGTAAGTTAACACCCATAGATGTAAAAAATATTTTCTCTACAAAAGAACGTAAATTTTGTGGTCCTTCTGCTCCCGCTAGAGGGCTCTTTCTCCTTAAAGTAAAATATTGA
- a CDS encoding CPBP family intramembrane metalloprotease, whose amino-acid sequence MKKTLFFAILGVVGLITFIFLYNHTYPIAAVELKISRDKAIALSRDYLLSLGFNLENFTPTAIFYRQNDQALYLQSVLGVKGTNELIRQDNFLWVWSVRWFRELEKEEFSVGIDPATGKIAHYRHRILDETEGTNLTSEEARPIAEAFLKKIGFDLEEWKAVDTSQQKQKNRTDHSFEWEKKEFQIGDATLRVYVNILGDRAGGYWRYFKVPEKFMRDYQKKRSYGYILGLFSSLFTIFIYLVCFINLFKLLKRNKFYWQFSLYAAILVGLCYVFEFFNSIPLLWASYDTTMSKVIYFNINFLSTVIATLLFSLMVFLFGSVGHSLSLEMPIDRLPFFTAWRNNSFSSAHRKSIFIGYLMAFFFLGFVTLFYYLGIKYFGVWMPMGARYSNMLGTYFPFLNPFTVGVSAAISEEFMFRLFAISLFKKYFKKDFIAILIPAVIWAFAHSTYEIFPPYVRGIELTIVGIILGYLFLKFGLETVIIMHYAIDAILVSVPLLESRVLYYEISGVIVIFIVFIPLLFISLLKHKRLSHKLA is encoded by the coding sequence ATGAAAAAAACATTATTCTTTGCTATTTTAGGTGTAGTTGGACTGATTACTTTTATTTTTCTTTACAATCATACTTATCCTATAGCAGCAGTTGAATTAAAAATATCCCGTGATAAAGCAATTGCCCTTTCCCGCGACTATCTTCTTAGTCTAGGCTTCAACTTAGAAAATTTTACTCCTACAGCAATTTTCTATAGACAAAATGACCAAGCACTTTATCTTCAGAGTGTTTTAGGCGTGAAGGGAACTAACGAGCTTATTCGGCAAGATAATTTTCTCTGGGTATGGTCAGTACGTTGGTTTCGCGAACTAGAAAAAGAAGAGTTTTCGGTAGGAATAGACCCCGCTACTGGTAAAATTGCCCACTATCGGCATAGAATACTTGATGAAACAGAAGGAACCAATCTAACTTCGGAAGAAGCGCGTCCTATTGCCGAAGCCTTCCTTAAAAAAATAGGATTTGATCTCGAAGAATGGAAAGCGGTAGATACATCGCAACAGAAACAAAAAAATCGCACCGACCATTCTTTTGAATGGGAAAAAAAAGAGTTTCAAATTGGAGATGCTACCTTAAGGGTGTATGTAAATATTTTAGGAGATAGAGCAGGAGGTTATTGGCGTTATTTTAAAGTGCCCGAGAAATTTATGCGGGATTATCAGAAGAAACGTTCCTATGGTTATATCTTGGGTTTATTTAGCTCTCTTTTTACTATATTTATCTATCTAGTTTGTTTTATAAATCTCTTTAAGCTTTTGAAAAGAAACAAGTTTTATTGGCAATTTTCTTTATACGCTGCAATCTTAGTGGGACTATGTTACGTTTTTGAGTTTTTTAATTCCATTCCTCTTTTATGGGCAAGTTATGATACTACTATGAGTAAAGTTATATACTTTAATATAAATTTTCTCTCCACAGTTATTGCCACCCTTCTTTTTTCTTTAATGGTCTTTCTCTTTGGTTCAGTGGGCCATTCGCTTTCTTTAGAGATGCCCATTGATAGACTTCCCTTTTTCACAGCTTGGAGAAATAATTCTTTTTCTTCTGCTCATAGAAAGAGTATTTTTATAGGTTATCTTATGGCATTTTTCTTTTTGGGTTTTGTCACCCTATTTTACTATTTGGGTATAAAATATTTTGGAGTATGGATGCCGATGGGCGCGCGTTATTCTAATATGTTAGGGACATATTTCCCTTTTCTTAACCCTTTTACGGTGGGAGTGAGTGCAGCAATTTCTGAAGAGTTCATGTTTCGTCTGTTTGCTATTTCTCTTTTTAAGAAGTATTTTAAAAAAGATTTTATCGCAATTTTAATCCCAGCGGTTATCTGGGCATTCGCCCACTCTACCTATGAAATTTTTCCTCCTTATGTAAGGGGTATTGAATTAACTATTGTGGGTATAATTTTAGGTTACCTTTTTCTAAAATTTGGTTTAGAGACTGTAATTATCATGCACTATGCTATTGATGCAATACTGGTAAGTGTTCCTCTTTTAGAGTCAAGGGTTTTATACTATGAGATAAGCGGAGTTATTGTTATTTTTATAGTTTTTATTCCTCTTCTTTTTATTTCTCTATTGAAACATAAAAGACTTTCTCATAAATTAGCCTAA
- a CDS encoding sodium-dependent transporter, with protein MIKTKQRDTWRTRLGVILAVAGSAVGLGNFLRFPVQATANGGGAFMIPYFISLFLFGIPLMWIEWTIGRYGGGFGHGTAPGIFHSLWEKNRFIKYFGIIGIFGPLVIFIYYTYIESWTLGYSFFALTGKYANLGSSQEMRDFLGGYQGLVKNQFFSGLGWAYLFFTITFFLNILVVYYGVSGGIERLSKIAMPLLFCCAILLAVRVLSLGAPDPLRPDWNVRNGLGFLWNPDFSALRSPRVWLAAAGQIFFTLSVGIGVILTYASYLSKNDDVALSGLTSAVTNEFAEVILGASVVIPAAFVFFGPVEIKNIANAGSFDLGFITMPMVLQKIAFSRFFSFLWFFLLFLAGLTSSVSLAQPAIAFLEDEFDIERRKAVKIFAFITFILCQPSIFFLSRGVLNDLDFWGGTFCLVLFGTIETILFAWVFGMERAWTEIHHGADINIPGFYKFIIKYITPSILIAILFSWILGKDGRDTIFLRNIPPTNRIYILSMRILLIIIIVTLAILVKIAWKRRKVVQ; from the coding sequence ATGATAAAAACAAAACAGCGGGATACTTGGAGGACACGTTTAGGAGTAATCTTAGCAGTAGCAGGTAGTGCGGTGGGGTTAGGGAACTTTTTGCGTTTTCCAGTACAAGCCACCGCAAATGGAGGGGGGGCGTTTATGATTCCCTATTTTATCTCGCTCTTTCTCTTTGGCATTCCTTTAATGTGGATTGAATGGACAATTGGTCGTTACGGAGGAGGCTTTGGACATGGAACTGCACCGGGAATATTCCATAGTCTCTGGGAGAAGAATCGTTTTATTAAATATTTTGGTATAATTGGGATTTTTGGACCTCTGGTGATTTTTATTTATTATACCTATATTGAATCTTGGACTCTTGGGTACAGCTTTTTTGCTTTGACGGGTAAATACGCAAATTTAGGTTCTTCTCAGGAAATGCGTGATTTTCTTGGTGGATATCAGGGATTAGTTAAAAATCAGTTTTTTTCAGGTTTGGGGTGGGCTTATTTATTTTTTACAATAACATTTTTCTTAAACATTTTGGTAGTTTACTATGGTGTTTCTGGTGGAATAGAACGTCTCTCTAAAATTGCGATGCCCTTGCTTTTTTGCTGTGCCATTTTATTAGCTGTAAGAGTTCTTTCTTTAGGTGCTCCGGATCCTTTACGTCCAGATTGGAATGTTAGAAATGGGTTAGGTTTTTTATGGAATCCTGATTTTTCCGCTCTACGTTCTCCTCGTGTATGGCTGGCAGCAGCAGGACAGATTTTTTTTACTTTAAGTGTGGGAATTGGGGTAATTCTTACCTACGCCAGTTATTTATCTAAGAACGACGATGTCGCTCTTTCTGGACTTACTTCCGCAGTTACTAATGAATTTGCCGAAGTTATCTTAGGAGCCAGCGTTGTAATTCCTGCGGCATTTGTTTTTTTTGGTCCTGTAGAGATTAAAAATATTGCAAACGCAGGAAGTTTTGATTTAGGGTTTATTACCATGCCTATGGTTCTTCAAAAGATTGCTTTTTCAAGGTTTTTCAGCTTTCTCTGGTTTTTCCTTTTATTCTTGGCAGGTTTAACTTCTTCTGTTTCTTTAGCCCAACCGGCTATCGCTTTTTTAGAAGATGAGTTTGATATCGAACGCCGGAAAGCGGTAAAGATTTTTGCTTTTATAACCTTTATTCTTTGCCAGCCATCAATTTTCTTCCTTTCACGAGGTGTGCTCAATGACCTTGATTTTTGGGGAGGGACATTTTGCCTAGTTCTTTTTGGGACGATAGAAACCATTCTTTTTGCTTGGGTTTTCGGTATGGAACGTGCTTGGACAGAAATACATCACGGAGCAGATATCAATATCCCTGGTTTTTATAAATTTATCATAAAATACATTACACCTTCTATACTAATTGCTATTCTTTTTTCATGGATTTTAGGAAAAGACGGGAGGGACACGATTTTCTTACGCAATATCCCTCCTACAAATAGAATTTATATCTTAAGTATGCGAATTTTATTAATTATCATTATTGTAACTTTAGCGATTTTGGTAAAGATTGCTTGGAAAAGAAGGAAGGTAGTACAATGA
- a CDS encoding aspartate-semialdehyde dehydrogenase, producing MAKEYNVVLVGVGAVGVEMLKVLKQRRFPIKELKVLARSSRDIFVDGEKYSVKEIKPEEFKGCDIALFAGTEGEKGAAVSYAAEAIKNGAVVIDNGADFRMKPEVPLVVPEVNPEDVKWNKGIISNPNCSTIQLVAAIAPIYRISKIRRVVVTTFQAVSGAGRKSQEELFVQSKEIFSRTDNLSSWEKMQKDWFKEKMKEPLTFPYPIAFNLIPQIGKFESFDYTTEEWKMVRETHKIMHDDKIEINATCVRVPVFNVHSESIYLETEKEISIDKIKETLVNAGGIELVDDLDKNAPSDDTKRRTYPLPINASGKDPVYIGRIRQDIFKKNAMSFWCVSDNLRKGAALNAVQIAELVIGKSNIKNQISE from the coding sequence ATGGCAAAAGAATACAATGTAGTGCTAGTAGGAGTAGGTGCGGTAGGGGTAGAGATGCTTAAGGTTCTTAAACAGCGTCGTTTTCCCATAAAAGAGTTGAAGGTATTAGCACGTAGCTCAAGAGATATCTTTGTGGATGGTGAGAAATATTCGGTTAAAGAGATAAAGCCAGAGGAGTTTAAAGGATGCGATATTGCTCTTTTTGCCGGTACCGAAGGAGAGAAAGGGGCAGCGGTTTCCTATGCTGCTGAAGCCATTAAGAACGGCGCAGTAGTCATTGATAATGGAGCCGATTTCCGTATGAAACCAGAAGTTCCCCTGGTTGTGCCAGAGGTTAATCCTGAAGATGTAAAATGGAATAAAGGAATAATTTCCAATCCCAATTGCTCCACCATACAATTGGTAGCGGCCATTGCTCCTATTTATCGTATTTCAAAGATTAGAAGAGTAGTGGTTACTACTTTTCAGGCAGTGTCGGGTGCAGGAAGGAAATCGCAAGAAGAATTATTTGTTCAATCAAAAGAAATATTCTCCAGAACGGACAATTTAAGTTCTTGGGAGAAAATGCAAAAAGATTGGTTTAAAGAGAAGATGAAAGAACCCTTAACTTTTCCTTATCCTATCGCCTTTAATCTTATACCTCAGATAGGTAAGTTCGAATCGTTTGACTATACTACAGAGGAATGGAAAATGGTGCGTGAAACACATAAGATAATGCATGATGATAAAATTGAGATAAATGCGACATGCGTGCGTGTTCCTGTATTTAATGTCCATTCAGAATCTATATATTTAGAAACAGAAAAAGAAATTTCAATCGATAAAATAAAAGAAACTCTTGTAAATGCTGGGGGTATAGAGCTTGTAGATGATTTAGATAAAAATGCTCCTTCTGATGATACCAAAAGAAGAACTTATCCTTTACCTATAAATGCTTCAGGTAAAGACCCAGTTTATATTGGAAGAATTCGTCAAGATATTTTTAAGAAAAATGCAATGTCCTTCTGGTGCGTTTCCGATAATCTGCGGAAAGGAGCAGCCTTAAACGCAGTGCAAATTGCCGAATTAGTTATAGGAAAATCAAATATTAAAAATCAAATTTCAGAATGA
- a CDS encoding 3-isopropylmalate dehydrogenase translates to MHKIAVIPGDGTGPEVIREGLKVLEAVSKITGFQYRTKIFDLGGERYLRTGEVFPPDVFEDIKKHDVIYLGAIGHPEVKPGILERGILLKLRFELDQYINLRPVKLYPGVETPLKDKGPEEIDFVVIRENTEGFYVGEGEFINRGTKDEIALQISRNTYKGVERCIRYAFEYTRKRNKKRKLTLCAKTNVLNYASDLWWRVFQELAKEYPDVSTDYAHVDATCMWMVKNPEWFDVIVTDNMFGDIITDLGAIIQGGLGIAAGGNINPKGISMFEPIGGSAPKYTGKNVINPLAAICALSMLLEGVGEEEAAKLVEKSVIEVVSKKLKSLSAGKMGYSTQEVGDLVVEYLDS, encoded by the coding sequence ATGCATAAAATTGCAGTAATTCCAGGAGATGGTACAGGTCCTGAAGTGATTCGTGAAGGACTTAAAGTTTTAGAAGCGGTTTCAAAAATTACTGGTTTTCAATACCGGACAAAGATTTTTGATTTAGGAGGAGAAAGATATTTGAGAACCGGAGAGGTTTTTCCCCCAGATGTTTTTGAAGATATTAAAAAACACGATGTCATTTATTTAGGAGCGATTGGACATCCCGAAGTTAAACCGGGTATTTTAGAGAGAGGAATTCTTTTAAAATTGAGATTTGAGCTAGACCAGTATATAAATCTTCGTCCGGTGAAACTTTATCCGGGAGTGGAAACTCCCCTGAAAGATAAAGGCCCTGAAGAAATAGATTTTGTGGTTATCAGAGAGAATACCGAAGGGTTTTATGTAGGAGAAGGTGAGTTTATAAATAGAGGGACTAAAGATGAAATTGCGCTACAGATAAGCAGAAATACTTATAAAGGAGTAGAACGTTGTATCAGATATGCTTTCGAGTATACAAGAAAGAGAAATAAGAAAAGAAAACTTACTCTTTGCGCCAAAACCAATGTCTTGAATTATGCATCTGATTTATGGTGGAGGGTTTTTCAAGAATTGGCAAAGGAATATCCAGATGTATCTACTGATTATGCCCATGTTGATGCTACTTGTATGTGGATGGTGAAAAATCCCGAATGGTTTGATGTTATTGTTACAGATAATATGTTCGGAGACATCATTACGGATTTAGGAGCAATTATTCAAGGAGGTTTAGGAATTGCTGCTGGAGGGAATATCAATCCAAAAGGCATTTCTATGTTTGAACCAATTGGAGGTTCAGCTCCTAAATATACGGGAAAAAATGTTATTAATCCCTTAGCAGCAATTTGTGCGCTCTCTATGTTACTTGAAGGTGTTGGTGAAGAAGAAGCGGCTAAATTAGTAGAGAAATCTGTGATTGAGGTAGTTTCTAAAAAATTAAAAAGTCTTTCTGCAGGCAAGATGGGTTATTCTACACAAGAGGTGGGAGATTTGGTAGTAGAGTATTTAGATAGTTAG
- a CDS encoding 3-isopropylmalate dehydratase small subunit, with amino-acid sequence MVIKGKAWLFGDDINTDLIIPAKFLVTTEAEILGRNLFADLRPGFSQGIENGDIIVAGKNFGCGSSREHAPLAIKGAGISCVIALSFARIFFRNAINIGLPIVECKEAEEIKEQDLLEVDLKEGEIRNLTQYKVYKIQPFPEFLQDLINQGGLLNYIKIRFIR; translated from the coding sequence ATGGTAATTAAAGGGAAGGCATGGCTTTTCGGAGATGATATTAATACAGATTTAATTATCCCTGCCAAATTTCTTGTTACTACCGAAGCGGAAATATTGGGGAGAAATCTTTTTGCTGATTTGAGACCAGGCTTTTCACAGGGTATAGAAAACGGCGATATTATTGTAGCGGGTAAGAACTTTGGTTGCGGTTCTTCAAGGGAGCATGCTCCCTTGGCTATCAAAGGAGCAGGAATTTCTTGCGTAATTGCATTGAGTTTTGCAAGAATTTTCTTCCGCAATGCCATAAATATTGGCTTACCGATCGTGGAGTGTAAAGAAGCAGAAGAGATAAAAGAGCAAGATTTACTGGAAGTGGATTTAAAGGAAGGGGAAATTAGAAACCTAACTCAATATAAAGTCTATAAAATACAACCTTTTCCTGAATTTTTGCAGGATTTAATAAATCAGGGAGGGTTATTGAACTATATTAAAATCCGTTTTATTCGTTAA
- the leuC gene encoding 3-isopropylmalate dehydratase large subunit — protein sequence MGMTITEKILLAHTREKEIYPGKFIFAKVDFALGNDITAPLAIKELEEKGIAKVFDRDRIALIPDHFTPAKDLASAKQAKVLAVFAKKQKIKHYYEVGRMGIEHALLPELGLIKPGDLVIGADSHTCTYGALGAFATGVGSTDLAGAMAIGKVWFKVPESMKFIYYGKLNKWLTGKDIILYTIGDIGVDGALYKAMEFTGETIRKLDMDGRFTMCNMAIEAGGKSGIIEPDEITVKYLKTKNSKLKIQNKSLKSDKDAKYIEVKEYDVRKWKEPVVACPDLPSNVKPVSELRKIKINQVVVGSCTNGRISDLRISAKILKGKKVYPQVRMIVIPATQRIYLEALKEGLVEIFVKAGAVFSTPTCGPCLGGHMGILDKGERCISTTNRNFKGRMGHPDSEVYLASPSVATASAIKGRIAHPEEVI from the coding sequence ATGGGAATGACTATTACTGAAAAGATACTTTTAGCACATACCCGAGAGAAAGAAATTTACCCGGGAAAATTTATTTTTGCAAAGGTGGATTTTGCTTTGGGTAATGATATTACTGCTCCCTTAGCAATTAAGGAATTGGAGGAGAAGGGGATAGCAAAGGTTTTTGACCGTGATAGAATTGCCCTTATCCCTGACCATTTTACACCGGCTAAAGACCTTGCTTCTGCAAAACAAGCAAAGGTTCTGGCGGTTTTTGCTAAAAAACAAAAGATAAAGCATTATTACGAAGTAGGAAGAATGGGTATAGAACATGCTCTGCTTCCGGAGTTAGGTTTAATAAAACCAGGAGATTTAGTTATTGGGGCAGATTCTCATACCTGTACCTATGGTGCATTAGGAGCTTTTGCTACGGGAGTGGGTTCTACTGATTTAGCAGGAGCAATGGCTATAGGGAAGGTTTGGTTTAAGGTTCCTGAATCGATGAAATTTATATATTATGGAAAATTAAATAAATGGTTGACAGGTAAGGATATTATTTTATATACCATCGGAGATATTGGCGTAGATGGCGCTTTATATAAAGCAATGGAATTTACAGGTGAAACAATAAGAAAACTTGATATGGATGGACGCTTCACGATGTGTAATATGGCAATTGAAGCAGGAGGCAAATCAGGTATTATTGAACCAGATGAAATAACGGTAAAATATCTCAAAACTAAGAATTCAAAACTCAAAATTCAAAACAAAAGCTTAAAATCCGATAAGGATGCAAAATATATTGAGGTTAAGGAATACGATGTGCGAAAGTGGAAAGAACCAGTAGTTGCTTGTCCCGATCTTCCTTCTAATGTAAAACCTGTTTCTGAGTTGAGGAAAATAAAGATTAATCAAGTGGTGGTAGGTTCTTGTACTAATGGGAGAATTTCTGATTTGAGAATTTCCGCAAAAATACTTAAAGGTAAGAAGGTCTATCCTCAGGTGAGAATGATTGTCATTCCTGCAACACAAAGAATTTATTTAGAGGCATTGAAGGAAGGATTGGTTGAGATTTTTGTTAAAGCAGGAGCAGTTTTCTCTACTCCCACTTGCGGACCATGTTTAGGTGGGCATATGGGAATTTTAGATAAAGGAGAGCGTTGCATTTCTACCACAAATCGTAATTTTAAAGGGAGGATGGGACATCCGGATTCAGAAGTTTATCTTGCTAGTCCCAGCGTAGCTACTGCTTCCGCTATTAAAGGAAGGATTGCTCATCCTGAGGAAGTGATTTGA